In the genome of Geotrypetes seraphini chromosome 14, aGeoSer1.1, whole genome shotgun sequence, one region contains:
- the LOC117348062 gene encoding uncharacterized protein LOC117348062, which yields MKEVVRHSEALQTLMESRIVTPTCTPQASVGSNHHVYTVAPPAEHPMAPPAAPCMAPTVSSSPIIHGSNLWLLMHPPQWHNGSSPISCGSNHVYSLAPPVEPPMAPHASPTMAYSVCSSPIIRGVQDTNASWRAAHTCHEWSSPSHAGTTMSTPVQPTRPPICPAEAVYRALSAIYTEDTVAPIPVSAWDTANKDTTVVLCGLPK from the exons ATGAAGGAGGTCGTTAGACACAGTGAGGCTTTGCAGACCTTAATGGAGTCCCGCATTGTGACCCCCACTTGTACTCCACAAGCTTCAGTAG GTTCGAACCATCATGTGTATACTGTGGCTCCACCTGCAGAACACCCCATGGCTCCCCCTGCTGCACCCTGTATGGCACCTACAGTCTCTTCTAGCCCTATCATACATG GTTCGAACCTATGGCTCCTCATGCATCCACCACAATGGCACAATGGTTCAAGCCCTATCTCATGTG GTTCAAATCATGTATATAGTTTGGCCCCACCTGTGGAACCCCCTATGGCTCCACATGCGTCCCCCACTATGGCATATTCGGTATGTTCTAGCCCAATCATACGCG GTGTCCAAGATACCAATGCTTCTTGGCGGGCAGCACACACGTGTCATGAATGGTCATCTCCATCACACGCGG GAACCACAATGTCGACACCTGTGCAACCAACTAGGCCGCCTATTTGCCCCGCTGAAGCTGTGTATCGAG CGCTCTCAGCTATCTACACTGAGGACACAGTTGCACCCATTCCAGTTTCAGCGTGGGACACAGCTAATAAGGATACCACTGTTGTTCTGTGTGGACTACCCAAATAA
- the LOC117348093 gene encoding uncharacterized protein LOC117348093: protein MKEIVRHSEALQTLMESRIVTPTCTPQASVGSNHHVYTVAPPAEHPMAPPAAPCMAPTVSSSPIIHGSNLWLLMHPPQWHNGSSPISCGSNHVYSLAPPVEPPMAPHASPTMAYLVCSSPIIRGVQDTNASWRAAHTCHEWSSPSHAGTTMSTPVQPTRPPSCPAEAVYRALSAIYTEDTELHPFQFQRGTQLIRIPLLFCVDYPNNFHKLHILCTSSFCVFAHAQGSLSLGYDTLVHC, encoded by the exons ATGAAGGAGATCGTTAGACACAGTGAGGCTTTGCAGACCTTAATGGAGTCCCGCATTGTGACCCCCACTTGTACTCCACAAGCTTCAGTAG GTTCGAACCATCATGTGTATACTGTGGCTCCACCTGCAGAACACCCCATGGCTCCCCCTGCTGCACCCTGTATGGCACCTACAGTCTCTTCTAGCCCTATCATACATG GTTCGAACCTATGGCTCCTCATGCATCCACCACAATGGCACAATGGTTCAAGCCCTATCTCATGTG GTTCAAATCATGTATATAGTTTGGCCCCACCTGTGGAACCCCCTATGGCTCCACATGCGTCCCCCACTATGGCATATCTGGTATGTTCTAGCCCAATCATACGCG GTGTCCAAGATACCAATGCTTCTTGGCGGGCAGCACACACGTGTCATGAATGGTCATCTCCATCACACGCGG GAACCACAATGTCGACACCTGTGCAACCAACTAGGCCGCCTAGTTGCCCCGCTGAAGCTGTGTATCGAG CGCTCTCAGCTATCTACACTGAGGACACAGAGTTGCACCCATTCCAGTTTCAGCGTGGGACACAGCTAATAAGGATACCACTGTTGTTCTGTGTGGACTACCCAAATAATTTTCACAAACTTCATATCTTGTGCACCTCTTCTTTTTGTGTGTTTGCACATGCCCAGGGATCCTTGAGCTTGGGCTACGATACTTTAGTGCATTGTTAA